The Quercus robur chromosome 7, dhQueRobu3.1, whole genome shotgun sequence genome has a segment encoding these proteins:
- the LOC126692475 gene encoding uncharacterized protein LOC126692475 isoform X2, which produces MPCLNISTNVGLEGVDTSSILSEATSTVAKLIGKPEAYVMIVLKGSIPIAFGGTEQPAAYGELVSIGGLNPDVNKKLSAAIATILETKLSVPKSRFFLKFYDTKGSNFGWNGSTF; this is translated from the exons atGCCTTGCCTGAACATCTCGACCAACGTTGGCCTTGAAGGCGTCGACACCTCCTCAATCCTCTCCGAAGCCACCTCCACTGTCGCCAAACTCATCGGCAAACCCGAAGCC TATGTGATGATTGTATTGAAGGGATCAATACCCATAGCATTTGGTGGTACTGAGCAGCCAGCAGCCTATGGTGAGCTGGTGTCTATTGGTGGCCTTAACCCAGATGTGAACAAAAAGCTGAGTGCTGCAATTGCCACAATTCTTGAGACTAAGTTGTCTGTTCCCAAGTCCAGATTCTTCCTCAAATTCTATGACACTAAG GGTTCTAACTTTGGATGGAATGGGTCTACCTTCTAA
- the LOC126692475 gene encoding uncharacterized protein LOC126692475 isoform X1: MPCLNISTNVGLEGVDTSSILSEATSTVAKLIGKPEAYVMIVLKGSIPIAFGGTEQPAAYGELVSIGGLNPDVNKKLSAAIATILETKLSVPKSRFFLKFYDTKAHQSQEYAQCLHALHQN; the protein is encoded by the exons atGCCTTGCCTGAACATCTCGACCAACGTTGGCCTTGAAGGCGTCGACACCTCCTCAATCCTCTCCGAAGCCACCTCCACTGTCGCCAAACTCATCGGCAAACCCGAAGCC TATGTGATGATTGTATTGAAGGGATCAATACCCATAGCATTTGGTGGTACTGAGCAGCCAGCAGCCTATGGTGAGCTGGTGTCTATTGGTGGCCTTAACCCAGATGTGAACAAAAAGCTGAGTGCTGCAATTGCCACAATTCTTGAGACTAAGTTGTCTGTTCCCAAGTCCAGATTCTTCCTCAAATTCTATGACACTAAG gCACATCAATCTCAAGAATATGCACAGTGTTTGCATGCTTTACACCAGAACTAG